A genomic segment from Marinitoga sp. 1197 encodes:
- the aroH gene encoding chorismate mutase — MIGIRGATSIDKNEKEHIKNRSIELYNKIIQNNNIKNIIAILCSATPDITAYNPITAIREHFGLNNIPLMTFQEAVFENSANGIIRFLILCESDTQNFIYLHNARDLRKDLK; from the coding sequence ATGATAGGAATTAGAGGCGCTACTTCTATAGATAAAAATGAAAAAGAACATATAAAAAATCGTTCTATAGAATTATACAATAAAATCATTCAAAATAATAACATAAAAAATATAATTGCTATATTATGTTCTGCAACTCCAGACATAACAGCATATAATCCCATAACAGCCATACGAGAGCACTTCGGATTAAATAATATACCTTTAATGACATTCCAGGAAGCTGTTTTTGAGAATTCTGCAAACGGAATAATAAGATTTTTAATTCTTTGTGAGAGCGATACTCAAAATTTTATATATTTACATAATGCGAGAGATTTAAGAAAAGATTTAAAATAA
- a CDS encoding LacI family DNA-binding transcriptional regulator produces the protein MKRISIKDVAKEAGVSISTVSRVINNSTYVNKELKKKVEIAIKKLNYNPNILAQNLRRGNTKTIGFVIPDITNPFFPNIVKGVEDYLKQKDYTLLLSNSDQNLEIETKIINTLISKHIDGIIFTGTGLYNPTLEKLIDKGLKIVFLDRILEDVNASYVICDNKSGILDLLNYLYNNGKRSFYFINGSKNTFSAKIRYETFIDFMKEKNIYNYKHVYTNFSYEAGFKFGKRIKSLPDVIIGGNDLIAYGIIDSLQEKGIQIPQDVEVTGFDDIFFSRHYKPSLTTIRQPIYELGYKAAELILNLIEEKQKKIRGIILKPTLIIRDSTK, from the coding sequence ATGAAAAGAATTAGCATTAAGGATGTTGCCAAAGAGGCCGGTGTTTCTATTTCAACAGTCTCTAGAGTTATTAATAATAGTACTTATGTGAATAAAGAATTAAAAAAAAAGGTTGAAATTGCAATAAAAAAGTTGAATTACAACCCAAACATCTTAGCCCAAAATTTAAGACGTGGTAATACCAAAACAATAGGATTCGTAATTCCAGATATTACAAATCCTTTTTTCCCAAATATAGTAAAAGGGGTTGAAGACTATTTAAAACAGAAGGATTATACTCTTCTATTAAGTAATTCAGATCAGAATTTAGAAATAGAAACTAAAATAATCAATACTTTAATTTCCAAACATATAGACGGTATTATATTTACAGGAACAGGATTATATAATCCAACTTTAGAAAAATTAATAGATAAAGGTCTAAAAATAGTTTTTCTTGATAGGATTTTGGAAGATGTCAATGCTTCTTATGTTATTTGTGATAATAAATCTGGAATTTTAGATTTATTAAATTATTTATATAATAATGGAAAAAGGAGTTTTTATTTTATAAATGGAAGTAAAAATACATTTAGTGCAAAAATAAGATATGAAACATTTATTGATTTTATGAAAGAAAAAAACATATATAATTATAAACACGTTTATACTAATTTTTCTTATGAAGCAGGATTCAAATTTGGAAAACGCATAAAATCATTACCTGATGTAATTATAGGAGGAAATGATTTAATTGCATATGGTATAATTGATTCTCTTCAGGAAAAAGGAATACAAATTCCTCAAGATGTTGAGGTTACAGGTTTTGATGATATATTTTTTAGTAGACATTATAAACCTTCGCTAACTACTATAAGACAACCAATATATGAATTGGGGTACAAAGCAGCTGAATTAATTTTAAATTTAATTGAAGAAAAACAAAAAAAAATAAGAGGTATTATATTAAAACCCACATTGATAATTAGAGATTCAACGAAATAA
- a CDS encoding extracellular solute-binding protein: MKKILIKILIYVFLVLSVQTPAEKLVIFHAGSLTNVLKALSIEFERENPDINVQLMGSGSLVVARKITELNQLADIAFVADYTIIPDFLYNKYANFNVIFSNNSLVLAYTDNSKYKVQINEKNWYKIIFNKKVIFGHSNPELDPAGYRTLMTLQLAEKYYNENELYQKFLNSRNRMILKKSVDLIAYLEANEMDYAFLYKSIAFQYNLKYIELPEKINLSSIKYKGNYKKVFVEVPGKDGEKIKIYGKPINYSFTILKNAPHYNIAVKFIKFMYSKKGKEIFKEKGMNLFANVDFPENLPEDLKELWGY, encoded by the coding sequence ATGAAAAAAATTTTGATAAAAATTTTGATATATGTTTTTCTGGTATTATCAGTTCAAACTCCGGCCGAAAAGTTGGTAATTTTTCATGCGGGTTCTTTAACCAATGTTTTAAAAGCTCTATCCATTGAATTTGAAAGAGAAAATCCTGATATAAATGTTCAATTAATGGGGTCTGGAAGTTTAGTAGTTGCAAGGAAAATTACAGAATTAAACCAATTAGCCGATATTGCTTTTGTCGCTGATTATACTATTATTCCAGATTTTTTATATAACAAATATGCGAATTTCAACGTCATTTTTTCTAATAATAGTCTTGTTTTGGCTTATACTGATAATTCAAAATATAAAGTTCAAATAAATGAAAAAAACTGGTATAAAATTATTTTTAATAAAAAGGTTATTTTTGGACATTCTAATCCAGAACTGGATCCGGCAGGATATAGAACATTAATGACACTGCAATTAGCAGAAAAATATTATAATGAAAATGAATTATATCAAAAATTTTTGAATTCAAGAAATAGAATGATTTTAAAAAAATCAGTTGATTTAATTGCGTATTTAGAAGCTAATGAAATGGATTATGCATTTTTGTACAAATCAATAGCTTTTCAATATAATTTAAAATATATAGAATTACCTGAAAAAATAAATCTTTCTTCAATAAAATATAAAGGAAATTATAAAAAAGTATTTGTAGAAGTGCCTGGAAAAGATGGGGAAAAAATAAAGATTTATGGGAAACCTATAAACTATAGTTTTACTATATTAAAAAATGCACCTCATTATAATATTGCCGTGAAATTTATAAAATTTATGTATTCCAAAAAAGGAAAAGAAATTTTTAAAGAAAAAGGAATGAATTTATTTGCGAATGTTGACTTTCCAGAAAATTTACCTGAAGACTTAAAGGAATTATGGGGGTATTAA
- a CDS encoding phospholipase D-like domain-containing protein: MKKNFLIIFLLSVYSIIFAISEGNFIISSKDLELPGEYYDGNNYFWRADYHLEDLKEATDLNIEIHNISDDSTVLFFDEGNNEKKNWKYIKSLLDNAKKFVWIAIYDVNYYPFIKELKELKNKNIDIRLIIESQNINSYISGLKKSGILVKYDKNYKLMHNKFIIIDGYCVITGSTNFTNNGFGYNSNNSIIIFSNELAQDYMNEFNEMYNGYFGKNSIDNKPYKKVEFDSGLIEPYFTPEDDLTNRIIKLINEANKKIHVMIFTFSKRQIADALIDAKKRGVDVKIIAEEYQSNYNWAQINYLKQNGINVILDKNDKTFHHKVIIIDEKITLTGSFNFTNSAQYNNDENSLIIHSKYISEVYEKEFERLWQKYQK, translated from the coding sequence ATGAAAAAAAATTTTTTGATTATTTTTTTATTGAGTGTATATTCCATAATTTTTGCTATTTCAGAAGGGAATTTTATTATTAGTTCTAAAGATTTAGAATTACCTGGAGAATATTACGATGGAAATAATTATTTTTGGAGAGCAGATTATCATCTCGAAGATTTAAAAGAAGCAACTGATTTAAATATTGAAATTCATAATATCAGTGATGATTCGACTGTACTTTTTTTTGATGAAGGTAATAATGAGAAAAAAAATTGGAAATATATAAAATCATTATTGGATAATGCGAAAAAATTTGTATGGATAGCAATATACGATGTTAATTATTATCCTTTTATAAAAGAATTAAAAGAGCTAAAGAATAAAAATATCGATATAAGATTAATAATAGAATCACAAAACATCAATTCCTATATATCTGGATTAAAAAAATCTGGCATATTGGTAAAATATGATAAAAATTATAAATTAATGCACAATAAATTTATAATTATTGATGGTTATTGTGTAATAACCGGAAGCACCAATTTTACAAATAATGGTTTTGGATATAACTCCAATAATTCAATAATAATATTTTCAAATGAGTTGGCACAGGATTATATGAATGAATTTAATGAAATGTATAACGGATATTTTGGTAAAAATTCGATTGATAATAAACCATATAAAAAAGTAGAATTTGACAGTGGATTAATAGAACCTTATTTTACTCCAGAAGATGATTTAACAAATAGAATAATAAAATTAATAAATGAAGCCAATAAAAAAATCCATGTTATGATATTTACATTCAGCAAACGTCAAATAGCTGATGCATTAATAGATGCAAAAAAAAGAGGTGTTGATGTCAAAATTATTGCGGAAGAATATCAATCAAATTATAACTGGGCTCAGATAAATTATTTAAAACAAAATGGCATTAATGTTATATTAGATAAAAATGACAAAACGTTTCATCATAAAGTAATTATAATAGATGAAAAAATAACTCTTACCGGTTCTTTCAATTTTACGAATTCTGCACAATATAATAATGATGAGAATTCTTTAATAATTCATAGTAAGTATATATCAGAAGTTTATGAAAAGGAATTTGAAAGATTATGGCAAAAATATCAAAAATAA
- a CDS encoding MOSC domain-containing protein, whose protein sequence is MIESIVVSINISKKKGVVKEPVQKAELKVNWGIIGDSHAGNWHRQISMLSEESIDKMRKYGYELKYGDFAENITIKNGEIYKLPVGTKVKIGNTLLEITQIGKKCHTSCAIYQTIGKCVMPLEGIFLKVLEGGEIKIGDKVVFYTSKTVNV, encoded by the coding sequence TTGATAGAAAGTATTGTAGTTTCTATTAATATTTCAAAAAAAAAGGGAGTTGTTAAAGAACCAGTTCAAAAAGCAGAATTAAAAGTCAATTGGGGAATTATTGGTGATTCGCATGCTGGAAATTGGCATAGGCAAATATCAATGCTTTCAGAAGAAAGTATTGATAAAATGCGGAAGTATGGATATGAGCTAAAATATGGAGATTTTGCAGAAAATATCACTATAAAAAATGGGGAAATATACAAATTACCTGTAGGAACAAAAGTAAAAATCGGTAATACTCTGTTAGAAATTACGCAAATAGGGAAAAAATGTCATACATCTTGTGCAATTTATCAGACTATTGGAAAATGTGTTATGCCATTGGAAGGAATATTTTTAAAGGTACTTGAAGGTGGAGAGATAAAAATTGGAGATAAAGTTGTTTTTTATACTAGTAAGACAGTAAATGTTTAA
- a CDS encoding sugar ABC transporter ATP-binding protein, translated as MLLELIKVTKQFPGVLALDNIDFKLNPGEVHALLGENGAGKSTLIKIIGGVIKADKGKIIYNDEEISFSNPSEAINRGIATIHQELNLFEDLTVAENIFIGNINKFFVNKKQLIDEAQKILTANNFNIKAETIVKDLNTSEKQLVSIAKALSLNSKIIIMDEPTAAITEHETKNLFKIIKELKNNGIGIIFISHRLEEVFEIADKVTVLRDGKYIGSGSVDNFSQEDLINMMVGRKIDEMFPKYNKIENKVIFSIKKLKVGNVVRDVSFDVKEGEIFGIAGLVGSGKSEIPLAIYGYIPAKWESLIINNRKIKKIDNPNKALEYGIALVPEDRKSMGLILELDIMKNIIIQNIKLIEKYGILFWKKAKKIAKDEIKKYSIKATSYKQKAGNLSGGNQQKVVLSKVLKRNPKVVFLVEPTRGIDVGAKVEVYNIVNNLANSGNAVIFISSELPEIVSLCDRVMVMHRGKSMGILEQKNINQENILKLATGVDI; from the coding sequence ATGTTATTAGAATTAATAAAAGTGACAAAACAATTCCCCGGTGTTTTAGCTTTGGATAATATAGATTTTAAACTTAATCCTGGTGAAGTTCATGCCTTGTTAGGTGAAAATGGAGCTGGAAAAAGCACTCTGATAAAAATTATAGGAGGAGTAATAAAAGCTGATAAAGGAAAAATAATTTATAATGACGAAGAAATTTCTTTTTCAAATCCTTCAGAAGCAATAAATCGTGGAATCGCTACCATACATCAGGAATTAAATTTATTTGAGGATTTAACTGTAGCAGAAAATATTTTTATTGGAAATATAAATAAATTCTTTGTAAATAAAAAACAGTTAATTGATGAAGCTCAAAAAATTTTAACAGCTAATAATTTTAATATAAAAGCTGAAACAATTGTAAAAGATTTAAATACATCAGAAAAACAATTAGTATCAATAGCAAAAGCTTTATCCTTGAACTCAAAAATTATTATTATGGATGAACCAACGGCAGCTATAACTGAACATGAAACTAAAAATCTTTTTAAAATAATAAAAGAGTTAAAAAATAATGGAATAGGTATTATTTTTATTTCTCATAGATTAGAAGAAGTTTTTGAAATAGCCGATAAAGTTACTGTTTTAAGAGATGGGAAATATATTGGTAGTGGTTCTGTAGATAATTTTTCACAGGAAGATCTTATAAATATGATGGTTGGAAGAAAAATAGACGAGATGTTTCCTAAATATAATAAAATTGAAAATAAAGTAATTTTTTCTATAAAAAAACTTAAAGTGGGAAATGTAGTTAGAGATGTTTCATTTGATGTAAAAGAAGGTGAAATCTTTGGAATAGCTGGATTAGTAGGATCTGGAAAATCCGAAATTCCTTTAGCCATTTATGGATATATACCAGCAAAATGGGAAAGTTTAATAATTAATAATAGAAAAATAAAAAAAATAGATAACCCTAACAAAGCCTTAGAATATGGTATAGCACTGGTTCCAGAAGATAGAAAAAGCATGGGATTGATATTAGAATTAGATATTATGAAAAATATAATAATCCAAAATATTAAATTAATTGAAAAGTATGGTATATTATTTTGGAAAAAAGCTAAAAAAATTGCAAAAGATGAAATTAAAAAGTACTCTATCAAAGCAACATCATACAAACAAAAAGCTGGAAATTTATCTGGAGGAAATCAGCAAAAGGTTGTATTATCCAAAGTTTTAAAAAGAAATCCAAAAGTGGTTTTTCTGGTTGAACCGACAAGGGGTATAGATGTTGGAGCAAAAGTAGAAGTCTATAATATAGTTAATAATTTAGCTAATTCAGGAAATGCTGTAATTTTTATATCTTCAGAATTACCTGAGATAGTAAGTTTGTGCGATAGAGTTATGGTTATGCATAGAGGTAAAAGTATGGGAATATTAGAACAAAAAAACATAAATCAGGAAAACATTTTAAAGTTAGCTACTGGAGTTGATATTTAA
- a CDS encoding ABC transporter permease — MFRNIIIIISFAFVFAILLPFLTVFLNVDYQLLIEISKTPEFLNTVKITFSAAILATLIAVIFGIPFAYGIIRFDFPFKAILEAIIDIPQTIPHTAAGIALLMTLGRNSFIGKSFGLFGISFVHTFWGIVAAMSFLSFSVFVNSVKDGFKKVDIRYEKVARSLGATPFKSFVFIALPMVKHEIITGSLLMWARSISEFGAVAILAYYPMTLSVLTYDKFQGYGLKQALALTALIFIMSMIIFVFIRIVQNFWKYTESR; from the coding sequence ATGTTCAGAAATATAATTATAATTATTAGTTTTGCTTTTGTATTTGCGATATTATTACCTTTTCTTACTGTATTTCTAAATGTAGATTATCAACTATTAATTGAGATTTCTAAAACTCCGGAATTTTTAAATACTGTTAAAATAACTTTTTCTGCAGCAATATTAGCAACATTAATAGCCGTAATATTTGGCATTCCTTTTGCTTATGGTATTATTCGATTTGATTTTCCCTTTAAAGCCATTTTAGAGGCTATTATCGATATTCCTCAGACTATTCCCCACACAGCTGCGGGAATCGCATTATTAATGACTTTAGGAAGAAATTCATTTATAGGGAAAAGTTTTGGGTTATTTGGTATTTCTTTTGTACATACATTTTGGGGAATTGTTGCAGCGATGAGTTTTTTGAGTTTTAGTGTTTTTGTAAATTCGGTAAAAGATGGGTTTAAAAAAGTTGATATAAGATATGAGAAAGTTGCACGTTCTTTAGGTGCAACACCTTTTAAAAGCTTTGTTTTTATAGCTTTACCAATGGTAAAACATGAAATAATTACAGGTTCCTTATTAATGTGGGCAAGAAGTATTTCAGAATTTGGTGCTGTTGCTATATTAGCATATTATCCCATGACTTTATCTGTCCTTACCTACGATAAATTTCAGGGATATGGATTAAAACAGGCATTAGCGCTAACCGCTTTAATATTTATTATGTCAATGATTATATTTGTATTCATTAGAATAGTACAAAATTTCTGGAAATACACAGAATCGAGGTAA
- a CDS encoding MogA/MoaB family molybdenum cofactor biosynthesis protein, with protein sequence MKYFVLTLSDKGSKGEREDISGKIIQDLMNNIGGKLIGYKILPDEKEQISQELKELIKKDIDIILTTGGTGLTTRDVTPEATLEVIERRIYGMEIAMITTALKKTPHGMLSRAVVGIANKTLIINLPGSPKAVQENLQVLLPAIPHAIEKIKDLGGDCAR encoded by the coding sequence ATGAAATATTTTGTTCTAACTTTAAGCGATAAAGGCTCAAAGGGTGAAAGGGAAGATATTAGTGGAAAAATAATTCAAGATTTAATGAATAACATAGGCGGAAAATTAATTGGATATAAAATATTGCCAGATGAAAAAGAACAGATTTCTCAAGAATTAAAAGAATTAATAAAAAAAGATATCGACATAATATTAACAACTGGAGGAACGGGATTAACAACAAGAGATGTAACTCCAGAAGCTACTTTAGAAGTTATTGAAAGAAGGATATATGGCATGGAAATAGCCATGATAACAACAGCTCTAAAAAAAACTCCTCATGGAATGCTATCAAGAGCTGTTGTTGGAATTGCAAATAAAACATTAATTATAAATCTTCCTGGAAGTCCAAAAGCTGTACAAGAAAACTTGCAGGTATTATTACCTGCTATCCCACATGCGATAGAAAAAATAAAAGATTTAGGTGGTGATTGTGCGCGATAA
- the moaC gene encoding cyclic pyranopterin monophosphate synthase MoaC, whose amino-acid sequence MDFTHIDKNGNVNMVDVSGKNITLRIARAHGKIKMKKETLKAIVSGKIIKGNVLTTAKIAGIMGAKRTSELIPMCHNIFISKIDIEFKINDNNIEIFSLAKTHSQTGIEMEALTAVNIAALTIYDMCKAIDREMEISDIYLIEKSGGKSGHFLREDNL is encoded by the coding sequence ATGGATTTTACACATATTGATAAAAATGGAAATGTTAATATGGTTGATGTATCTGGGAAAAACATAACTTTAAGAATAGCCCGTGCTCATGGAAAGATAAAGATGAAAAAGGAAACATTAAAAGCAATAGTTTCTGGAAAAATAATTAAAGGTAATGTTTTAACTACAGCAAAAATAGCTGGTATTATGGGAGCAAAACGGACTTCTGAATTGATACCAATGTGTCATAATATATTTATTTCGAAAATTGATATTGAATTTAAAATAAACGATAATAATATCGAAATATTTTCATTAGCAAAAACACATTCTCAGACTGGTATAGAGATGGAAGCATTAACTGCTGTGAATATTGCAGCCCTTACAATTTATGATATGTGTAAAGCTATTGACAGAGAAATGGAAATTTCGGATATATATTTAATTGAAAAATCTGGTGGGAAAAGCGGACATTTTTTAAGGGAGGATAATTTATGA
- a CDS encoding ATP-binding cassette domain-containing protein → MEILIENFEIVFNHFFLNVNRLKINSGNYIYIIGPTGSGKTLFLESIAGFVKHKGKIFFGKKDITLLPPEKRNIGFVYQNYHLFPHLNVRKNIEFGMKMKKISDFEYFHYIIERLNISHILNRKVQVLSGGEKQRVALARALVTKPDILLLDEPLSALDQDIKKDILKLLHEINQEYNLTTIHVTHDKNEIINNSKVYKIFNGVLTEESYVQKYNYNY, encoded by the coding sequence TTGGAAATATTAATTGAAAATTTTGAGATTGTTTTTAATCATTTTTTTTTAAATGTAAATAGATTAAAAATAAATTCTGGAAATTATATTTATATAATTGGTCCAACAGGGTCAGGAAAAACACTATTCTTGGAATCAATTGCAGGATTTGTAAAACATAAGGGAAAAATATTTTTTGGCAAAAAGGATATTACTTTATTACCGCCGGAGAAAAGAAATATAGGTTTTGTATATCAAAATTATCATCTTTTCCCACACTTAAATGTAAGAAAAAATATTGAATTTGGTATGAAAATGAAGAAAATTAGTGATTTTGAATATTTCCATTATATAATAGAAAGATTAAATATTTCTCATATCTTAAATAGAAAAGTTCAGGTTCTATCCGGGGGAGAAAAACAGCGAGTTGCATTAGCAAGAGCTCTGGTGACAAAGCCTGATATATTATTACTTGATGAACCATTATCAGCTTTAGATCAGGATATAAAAAAGGATATTTTAAAATTATTGCATGAAATCAATCAGGAGTATAATTTAACAACTATTCATGTAACCCATGATAAAAATGAAATTATTAATAATTCAAAAGTTTATAAAATTTTTAATGGAGTTTTGACGGAGGAATCATATGTTCAGAAATATAATTATAATTATTAG
- the moaA gene encoding GTP 3',8-cyclase MoaA, producing MKDKYNRKVEYIRLSLTDKCNFRCNYCMNEEVKFMQDNELLTLKEIEVLVKTLKDLNFKKIRLTGGEPTLRMDIVDIAKIIKKYFGTFSITTNGSLMYYLADELKKNGLNEVNFSLDSLNSENFKNITKRDELQNVLNGLEKSLKIGLKVKLNTVIQKRNLSEIFDLIEFAAKLNLPIRFIELMPIGKNYNDSDFISEKTLKDKINEKYNLIPVKIKFGSGPSNYYLIKELNSYIGFISAITHNFCSSCNKIRISADGKIYPCLAFDYHISIKDVILEEDKLKEKIKFAIFEKPKRHYLSKLTKKTPMHKMGG from the coding sequence ATGAAAGATAAATACAATAGAAAAGTTGAATATATTAGACTTTCGTTAACTGATAAATGTAATTTTAGATGTAATTATTGCATGAATGAAGAAGTAAAATTTATGCAAGATAATGAACTACTTACATTAAAAGAAATAGAAGTATTAGTTAAAACTTTAAAGGATTTAAATTTTAAAAAGATAAGATTAACAGGTGGAGAGCCAACATTGAGAATGGATATTGTTGATATTGCTAAAATAATAAAAAAATATTTTGGAACATTTAGTATAACGACAAATGGTTCTTTAATGTATTATCTTGCTGATGAACTCAAAAAGAATGGTTTAAATGAAGTGAATTTTAGCCTGGATTCTCTGAATAGTGAAAATTTCAAAAATATTACTAAAAGAGATGAACTGCAAAATGTTTTAAATGGGCTTGAAAAATCACTGAAAATAGGTTTAAAAGTCAAGCTCAATACAGTTATTCAAAAAAGAAATTTATCAGAAATCTTTGATTTAATTGAATTTGCGGCAAAATTGAACTTGCCTATTAGATTTATTGAATTAATGCCTATTGGAAAAAATTATAATGATAGTGATTTTATTAGCGAAAAAACTTTAAAGGATAAAATAAATGAAAAATATAATTTAATTCCTGTAAAAATAAAATTCGGTTCAGGTCCTTCAAATTACTATTTAATAAAGGAACTAAATTCATACATAGGTTTTATTTCTGCTATTACACATAATTTTTGTTCAAGCTGCAATAAAATTAGAATTTCTGCAGATGGAAAAATTTATCCATGTTTGGCTTTTGATTACCATATTTCAATAAAAGATGTTATTTTAGAAGAAGATAAATTAAAAGAGAAAATAAAATTTGCTATTTTTGAGAAACCCAAACGACACTATTTAAGTAAATTAACAAAGAAAACGCCTATGCATAAAATGGGGGGGTAG
- a CDS encoding D-ribose ABC transporter substrate-binding protein: MAFSIKIGLSLSTLNNPFFVELRNGALQEAVNQGVDIVVVDAQDKSYKQLNDIEDLVQQRVDLIIINPTDSDAIVAAVEEANDAGIPVITVDRAANGGKVILHIASDNVAGGAMAAKYIAELLNGKGNVVELEGIPGTSAARDRGKGFENELKKYPNLKLIAKQTANFNRAEGLTVMENLLQAYPDIDAVFAQNDEMALGAIEAIKSEGKLGKIVVVGFDAIPDAIAAVKNGEMAATVAQQPSLMGELAVRKAVEYLETKTIYIPVNLKLVVK, from the coding sequence ATGGCATTTAGTATTAAAATCGGATTATCTCTTTCAACATTGAACAATCCATTTTTTGTTGAGTTAAGGAATGGAGCTTTACAAGAAGCAGTAAATCAAGGTGTGGATATAGTAGTTGTTGATGCCCAGGATAAATCGTATAAGCAACTAAATGATATCGAAGACCTTGTTCAACAAAGAGTTGATTTAATAATTATCAACCCTACTGACAGTGATGCTATAGTCGCTGCAGTTGAAGAAGCAAATGATGCAGGTATTCCTGTCATTACTGTCGACAGAGCAGCAAATGGTGGCAAGGTTATTTTGCATATTGCTTCTGATAATGTTGCTGGTGGTGCTATGGCAGCAAAATATATTGCAGAACTTTTAAATGGCAAAGGAAATGTAGTAGAATTGGAAGGTATTCCTGGTACTTCTGCTGCAAGAGATAGAGGTAAAGGCTTTGAAAATGAATTAAAAAAATATCCAAACTTAAAGCTTATAGCCAAACAAACGGCTAATTTCAATAGAGCAGAAGGATTAACTGTTATGGAAAATTTATTGCAAGCATATCCAGATATCGATGCAGTTTTTGCTCAAAATGATGAAATGGCATTAGGTGCAATAGAAGCAATTAAATCAGAAGGAAAATTAGGAAAAATTGTCGTTGTTGGTTTTGATGCTATCCCAGATGCTATTGCAGCTGTAAAAAATGGTGAAATGGCAGCAACTGTTGCTCAACAACCTTCTTTAATGGGGGAATTAGCAGTTAGAAAAGCTGTTGAATATTTAGAAACAAAGACTATTTACATACCAGTTAATTTAAAATTAGTAGTAAAATAA
- a CDS encoding ABC transporter permease, with translation MNGKIILKKMKEYPAIVGFIGISIFFSILSDRFLTISNIINVFRQVSIQAVMAFGMTMVIISGGIDLSVGSIFALSAVIMASVLKTGSIFLGIITALVIGALMGFVNGFIIAKGRIQPFIVTLATMAIGRSLTLVYTQGMPISGFSSSFRVIGRGDFFGIPYPIIIMLGTFTLIWYISSNTKLGLYTYAIGGNEMAAKLSGVKVVKYKIVIYMISGILSALSAILLTARLNSAQPTFGTGYELDAIAAVVLGGASLTGGKGSVVGTIFGALIMGIINNGLNLLNVSPFYQQAVKGIVILIAILLEREEK, from the coding sequence ATGAATGGAAAAATTATTTTGAAAAAAATGAAAGAATATCCAGCAATAGTTGGTTTTATAGGTATTTCAATATTTTTTTCAATTTTAAGTGATAGGTTCCTTACAATATCTAATATAATTAATGTCTTTAGACAGGTTTCTATTCAGGCGGTAATGGCTTTTGGTATGACTATGGTTATAATATCAGGAGGCATAGATCTATCTGTTGGATCTATTTTTGCACTATCTGCAGTTATAATGGCATCTGTTTTAAAAACTGGTTCTATCTTTTTAGGTATAATAACAGCATTAGTTATAGGCGCATTGATGGGATTTGTTAATGGATTTATTATAGCAAAAGGGAGAATCCAACCATTTATTGTAACACTAGCAACTATGGCTATTGGTAGAAGTTTAACATTAGTATATACTCAGGGAATGCCTATCTCAGGGTTTTCTTCAAGTTTTAGAGTTATAGGAAGAGGAGATTTTTTCGGAATACCTTATCCTATAATAATTATGTTAGGTACTTTTACTTTGATATGGTATATATCATCAAATACAAAATTAGGATTATATACATATGCAATTGGCGGAAATGAAATGGCAGCTAAACTTAGTGGGGTTAAAGTTGTTAAATATAAAATAGTTATATATATGATTAGTGGAATTTTATCAGCGCTAAGCGCTATACTTTTAACCGCCAGGCTTAATAGTGCCCAACCTACATTTGGAACAGGATATGAATTAGATGCTATTGCAGCTGTTGTTTTAGGAGGAGCGAGTTTAACCGGTGGAAAGGGTAGTGTCGTTGGCACTATTTTTGGAGCTCTAATAATGGGAATAATCAATAATGGACTTAATTTATTAAACGTATCTCCCTTTTACCAACAGGCTGTAAAGGGTATTGTTATATTAATTGCAATACTGTTGGAAAGGGAAGAAAAATAG